Proteins encoded by one window of Halococcus hamelinensis 100A6:
- a CDS encoding DUF5518 domain-containing protein, which yields MVFDGGSAGRYESWKYALLGGVVSVPFTVVVHVTTSSGIEFSSGTMVLGGGVAGYLAERGAGDAGFTGALAGAIGSLPLLRWWSTTFAYIPFRYVPWTEVPSRIAYLSVLSLVVFLGSVLAGWLGGRLGGWLSRSVRCSKTSGTES from the coding sequence ATGGTGTTCGACGGTGGCTCCGCCGGTCGATACGAGTCGTGGAAATACGCTCTTCTCGGAGGTGTGGTTTCGGTTCCATTCACAGTCGTCGTCCACGTAACGACGAGCTCGGGGATCGAGTTCTCGTCCGGAACGATGGTTCTCGGTGGCGGGGTAGCTGGATACCTCGCCGAACGCGGCGCGGGGGATGCGGGATTCACGGGTGCTCTCGCGGGTGCTATCGGTAGCCTTCCGCTCCTTCGATGGTGGTCGACGACGTTCGCGTATATCCCGTTTCGATATGTTCCGTGGACAGAGGTCCCCTCACGGATCGCGTACCTCTCCGTGCTGAGCCTGGTCGTCTTTCTCGGCTCCGTACTTGCCGGATGGCTCGGTGGACGCCTCGGTGGATGGCTGTCACGGAGTGTTCGG